CCCCAGATGTTAGCCCAGCAATGTCCACGGCAGATTTCTGATCTCAAGAGCTAAGATGACAAAGGTGTGTTGGCGAAGCCACTGTGTTTGTGCTAATTCatcacagcagccacagaaaactaatacaagagGAAACTACACAAGGCTGGGGAAAGAGCCACCCAAAATGATGAGCAGAAACAATCTCTGGAGCCGCCAGCGCCAGAGCGGCAACACCAGCACTCTCGACAGCGGCAGGACGAGCACACAGAAGGTGCTGCCTCAGTAAAGAAGCAAAGCCAGCCCTAGACTAAGTACCACTCCGATCTCACCAAACAAAGCTGAAAGCATGACCTGAAAGGACCAAACTGTCCCCAAGTAACATAGCCACATCCCAGCACCAAGCTCAAGAATAATAACAGGAACACGAAAATATCCAGCACCAAAAAGgtaaaataccgtgtttccctgaaaacaagatctagccagaccatcagctctaatgtgtcttttggagcaaaaattaatataagacccggtcttattttaatatattatattatatataatattataatataatataaaatataatatcagatcttatattaatttttgctccaaaagatgcattagagttgatagtccggctaggtcttattttgggggaaacatggtaacaatGTCTCgcatccaatcaaaaattaccaggcatgcaaagaagcaagaaaatacaaCCCATAATGAGGATGAGCTAATCGATGCAAACTGACATGGAAATGatacaaaggaaataattagTAGACAAGAACATTTAAACAGGTGTTATAACTGTATTTCATATACTCAAGAAACCACAGGAAAGACTGAATATGTTAACGTAAAGAGgtaaagtgaaaggatggaaaaagaaaaatgagactgaTAACAGTCATAAGAAAGCTAGAGTGACTATGTTAATATTAGACAAAGAAGATTTCAGACAACAACCCTAAATGTTTATGCAGCtaacaacagagcttcaaaatacacaaaaccaaactatttaaaatgcaagaagaaatacacaaatcCAAATTATAGTAGAGATTGCAACACCCTCTCTCTATAATTCATAGGACACTgtacagaaaatcagtaagggtACAGAAGACCTGAACAATACTGTCAACCAACTTGACCGAAGTAGTATTTCTGGAACACTCCATTCATTAACAGTAGAATACATCCTTTCCAaaagcacatggaacatttaccaagaatGACCATATTCTGAgcataaaacaagtttcaataaatttaaaagaattcaagtTGCACGAAGTAGTGTCTCTGACCAAAATGgagttaaattagaaatcaataagagaaaGCTATCTGAGAAATCCCCAAgtatttaaaaactacaaatatgcTTCCAAACAATGCATAAgttagaaaagaaatcaaaagtgaTATTAGGAAGCATTTTGAAGTGAATGGAAAAGACATATCAAAATTTTTGTGAAACTTATAGCACTAAATGTCTGTATTAGAAAAGAATTACATCAACTTCCACTTTAAGGAACTAGACATTCAaatgaagcaaaagaaaggaaataataagtatcaatacataaattaaagaaatagaaaacagggGCGGAAGGgtggctcagttcgttagagcacgagctctgggcaagggggctgccagttcgattcccacatgggtcagcgagctgcgccctccacaactagaatgaagtcaatgagctgcctctcagctcccgggtggccagatggctcagttggttggaatgtgtcctctcaaccacaaggttgccggttcgacttccaaaagggatggtggtctgtgccccctgcaactaacaatggcaactggacctggagctgagctgcgcaactaagattgaaaggacaacaacttgacttggaaaagtcctggaagtaaactgttccccaataaagtcctgttccccttccccaatatggggaaaaaagaaaaaagaaatggaaaacagagaatagaagggaaaaaaaatcaatgataccAAAGGCTAGTTATTTCAGAAGATAAACTTGATAACCTCTAGCCTGACTgatcaggaaaaagagagaagacacaatgACTAATATCAAGAATGAGAGAGGTGACATCACTACACTTTCTACAGAcattaaagggaaaataagaatatattctGAATAACTTTATGCCAGTAAATTGGAGAACTTAAAAGAAATACACGAgtcaattaaatctcaataaaaataacaattttaaaaagaaatagacacataccctgaaagacacaaactactgaAGCTTActcaggaagaaatagataacctaaATAGCCCTATATCtaataaagaaattgaacttGTACTTAAAAACCATCCCACGGAGAAAACTCTGGACACAGATGGCTTCCCTGGGtatttctaccaaacatttaaggaagaaatcataCCAACTCTACACAAATTCTTTCAGGAAAATTACAATAAGGGAATACTTCCCAACTGATTctctgaggccagcattactctgataacAATCCCAGACACAGATATTACAAACAATGAAAACTGTAGGCCAAATCCCTCATAGACACAAATacaatttttcaggatgacatccccagGCCAGGCGATCTGCGCACTGACACTTCACACAGGGGTGGCAGCATAGACCCTGCTCTCCGTGAGAACAGACAGGTGCACGCTCCTCAGGGGAAGGGGGCGCAGAGACAGGGCCGGGTCTGGAAGGCCCCGTGTCCTGCAGGAAGCTGTGCTGACACCGATGGCCCAGCGGAAACTTAGAGGCACATCTCTAGTCCACACAGCCGAGCGGGGCTCAGGGATGCACTGCTGATTAGCTGCTAGTTAGCGGTGGGGCAGGACTCAACCAGGACTGGCTCCCACCATCTCTGCTCCACGACCAGGTCATGGGGCAGGGTTAGCAGGATTTCCCTTCATGCATGGGACACATGGTAGGTGACTGAAGGACGGGCTTCCTCCTTGCTTACCTGGACCCAGTTGGCATCCAACCACATTTAGTGAATGCCCACCAGGTGCCATCCAGCAACGTTATTACTGCTGCCCCAGGACATGGCTCACACACTGAGCCAGAGGCCGCCATGGGTCTGTCTAGAGGGCCAGGTATGTGGGGAGATGGGGAAGTCATGATGCAGCGTGGGGTCAGAGCATCCCACACATGCAGCAGGTCCACCAGACTCTCCTTCGCAGCACCAGAGCTAGAGAAGGACTCAACTTCCAGAGTCACCAACAAGAACCTGGGCTGATGACCTGGGAAATGCCGTCGCCAGCTCATCGCTCACAGGCCCTTGAGAATGTTATTGCTGAACACACGGCATGCCAAGCTGTGTCACTGGGTTCACAGGTAAACCCTCAAAGCTAGGTGGCCCTCCAGCTGTGGAGAAAGCACATTTCCCATGACGCCCAGCAGCCAGAATCCCCTAAGCACTGGCCAGGGGTACACAGAGCCACAGGAGCGCTCCTGAGCCTCTGCCTCTAGGAGATCAAGTGACCCAACTCGGGAAAGGCTCAGAGATGTGGGGCCACTGATCACAGAGAAGCAGCATCCCGACTGCTCACCTGAGCCTCAGTGGACCCTGGGTCTGAAAACTGAGCACACACTTGCTTCCAGGCACATGGATCAGCTGTGAACAAGCCATGGCAGCCGGGATGCTGGTGTCAAGGTAACCAAGACAGCTCGACTTCAGGCCAGTCCAGTCTGACACCAACGAGAGACCAGAGACACCTGCTGATTGGAGCCATGACAGCCCGAGGCCTGGGATGAAAGTCCTGTTGATAGCGGCATCTCCGGGCCCCACAGCCACCAGAACTGTAGGTGCAACCTCATCACAATCATGCCACCTCACGTGCGGTGCCTGCTGGGCACCTTCATCTAGACCACTCACTGCCACTCAAACCCTACAGCTCTGACACTCAGCTCACCACCTTCACCCTgacctctcctgcctccttcctcccactcccccctcctgcctcttcctgtgTCACCATGCACTCAGCTATCTGGGTCAGAAATCAGCACCACCACCCCagttcctccctctgcctcacgCCCTACAGGCCACTCATGGGCCTCCTTCTTCTCCACCTCTAACAGCAGCCCCTTCCAAAGTGGTCCCTGACCCCAGACTCTCCCCTCAAAGCCAGCCTCAACCCCAAACCCACTGTCCCTGCCACAGTAATACCACTCCAGCTTACAGCCCCAGACAAGGCCACTCCTctggtgcccccccccccagccctctctgctccctcccacaCCCCTCTGTATTTGCCTCACTGCACTTGAGCTTACAAGTCAGCCGCCCCACACCCTAGCTGGGCTGGCAAGGGGAACCTCTGTAAGTGTGTAGTGGGAACTGCCCGCGCCCACAGAGCCATCTCCTCTGGCCCTAACGCTGCTACTCTGTAGCTGTGCTGGGGCTGCCAAAAGTCAGAACCCCAAATCCAGGAGCTGAGTGCCTGGGGGCCGCCTCCCCCGCCCAGCACCGCCTGGACCTCACTTTGCCCCGTCCTTCCAGCTTTATCACCTACACTCTACGACCAACCACCCTCAGTGACTTCCGACAAATTAACCCCCTGCTCTGGACGGCctcaaagagaaaggggaaagaataCAATAGTGCTGCGCTTTGGGCCTCAGGCTTTAGGCTTAGCTTCCCACAGAGAGGACCCCCAGTGTCGCCGCTGGGGGGAGCAGGAACCTGGACCACATGCCCCCAGGGAGGTGACAGCCACTAAGAGAGGACTTCATACCCTCAGGGAGAGGAAAGGCACCGGCACCCCGCGTCCAAGCCTGGGAGGTGATGAGCACCGGGCAAGGACACCCCGAGTCCTACCCTGACAGAGGACGGACGGGCACCGGGGTCCAGGCACCCTGAGCCGGCGTGAGGAAGCAGGCGAGCGGCTCGGCTGCCGAGTCTCGCTTCCGGGTTGTGACGCGGCAAATCAGGCCCCGCGGGGATCTGGGCGCACCTGAGCCCGGGAAGGGGGCGGGCTCGGCCCCGCGACGCCCGGGACCCTCCCCGCGGTCGCCCGGTGACCTTGGGGAGGCGCCCCCTGACTCGGGCTCCCGCGCGAACTGGCTAAGGGAGCGCCCTCAGGCTCTCGGGCCCAGGTACCCCGAGCGGCACCTCTGCGAACGAGCGACGCCGGTCTCCGGTGCCTGCCCACCGTTTACCTGAgaagccgccgccgccgcggcccgCGCACAGTTCTCGCGCCCAGACGCGCACCGGAGTGGGCGGGACCGCacgttgagcccgccccctccgCCCGCCCTGCGCCAACCGCGGCCCCGCGCGCGGCAGCCCGCGCCCCGCCCACCGAATACCCGCGAGCAGGAGTGCGCAAACTCCGCCTCGCGCTCGGCCCTGCCCCCGGACTCCCGTGACCGCCGCGCTAGGGCGATGGGCTCCAGCGAAGGGTTCGGCCGAACATTGCGCAGGCGCGGGGAGCGCGCTCCGGCTTCCTCCGCGCGGGGCGCTGTCTCTTCTGCCAGTGCTCGGTGTCCCCATCGGTCACTACACCCCTACGATCACCGCACACAAACACCGCCCAACACACTGGGGGACCCACCAGGGACGCGGGCTCGGCGCGTCATTGCCCCCAAAGCCGGTGCCCTGAACATACCTGAACAGGTATATACGCCAGGTGGGCCTGACCTGGACAGACACACAAGGGCACTATCTCTCAGACGTGAACACACATTGAACACCCGACGGGGACCCCGGGCCGCCGACCCCTCCGCAAACAGgaacacgcacacgcacacaggAGGGACATGTTGTCTGCCAACACACCGTGGGGATGGCTACGAACAGGTTTCTGCGTTCGGGACCTTGGGATCTGGAGAAGCATATAATAAGCAAGTACACGATCAATAAGATCCACAAAGTGCTGTGAAGGGGCGCGGCTGGGGACTGGGAGACACTAGCATCGGCAAAGACCCCCGAGGCTGAGATCGCCTGGACGTGTTCACAGACCAAGAAGGGAGCAAGGAGTGGCGTTCCAGCTCAGGAAGTGAGCAGAGCATTTTGAGAAGGAAGTGGCGGGCAGCCCTGCGTCAACAGCCTAACAAGTGTCTGCCTCTTGTTGAAGGTTGAGTCTGCAGAGAGCTGTGAGTGAGGGTGCAGGTGGCAAAGTGGGGGCCCTGAGGTAAACTCCTGGGCAGGGTGACAGCTGAATAGTGAGAAGGGCTTTTTCCACAGAGAGAAGGGCTTCAGCCTGTTTGTTAGGGATGGAGCCCAAAAGAGAGGGACAGAACTCTGATGGCGGAGAGGTGCTCTGCAGATGGGCCCTCCCCTCAGGAAGAGCCCCAACCCTGTCCCCAGCAGGGCATGTGCAAGTTGCCCggcagggaggcagggggccTCTTCCAAGCTGACACCTGGATGGCTCCTCTCCTGCCTGAACCCTGCTTATGTTCCCTATGGCCAGTGCCCAGCATGTCCTGCTGAGCCTGCTCCCTCCACAGCCTCCGCCAGACTTTACTCTCCAAGCACACAAACTGCTCACCACACAGTAGTACAGCTGTCGtttaacttttattaattatgaatGCCAGTCTCCCTTCCACATGGTAAGCTCTATGAGATAAACGGCATGTCTGCGATTGGCTTCCAAGTGCCCAGCACCAAACCCAACCTGTGACTGCTGCTCGAGGAATCTCCATAAGATAGAAGGGTGACATagggtggagagaaagaaagactttGCAGAGGGAGTCTGGACAAAGCTGGTGACTGACTCCTGGCCTCCAGTTGTGTTCTGGCACTGGTAGGCTCCCCTACCCCTGCTCTTCTGGCTCAGCTTGTATTGCAGCCCACCCGGCTGCCACCTTGGGACCCTCCCCAAGGATGAGGGGTACAGTTGAAATGGTTACTGGTATGTGTCatcttgctttttcctttctttatgtactTAGAAGCCCTGCTTGCCTTCCTTTGctcactctccccaccctccagcttCTTTAAAAGCCTTTTGTGGCCAGTCACATCCAGGGTGGCCCATGGAGGCTTCACTCTGGCTCTAGCCCTTGAAGGTCTACCCCACAGTGAGCCCCACTGGTGTGGGTCCAGCAAGATGTTCTCAGGGCACGCAGGTCCTGGGGACAGTACACTCCCTTCGAGGGCACAATGCAGGAGCAGGTCTAGAACCCTCCATTCTAGAATCTGCCCTCCCCCACGCCAATCCCTGGCTGTGtcagcccccgcccccagctctcATCCCTGGTCATTCCCCTGCATCTGCCCCAGTCCCAGCAAGACTTGAAAAATTTGGCTGCAGCCACCTGGTCTCCTGCGGCCAGTCACCCCCAACCCACCAATGTTAAGGCAGGCCTTAGccatgccccctcccctccatggCAGGTGGTGAGCTGGCCTGCCCTGGCCTCTCCCGTAGTGCCCTGCCTTCCATGAAGGGCAGCAGCAAGCGAAAGTTGGACCAGCGAGTCTTCCTGGAGCAGGTACACGAGTGCAGGGACAAGGGCTACCTGCTCTCCTCCAAGATCGGCTCCGGCGCCTTCTCCAAGGTCTACCTGGCCTACACCACGCACGAGCGCATTATGCACAACTGCAAGCTGGCCTCCGACCTGCAGGGAAAGTGCCACACCATGGTGAGCAGACCCGCCTCCTCCCGTAGGCAGAGGCGCCAGGAGCCCTGTCCAAACCCTACTCAGAGCCAGCTGCCCTAGCTCCCTTCCAATCCCGCACCCACCCTGGAGGCCAAGGCTCCCAAAGGCTGACCACTCCCAGTTCCAGGACCCCTGAGCACATAAGTACCtgggacaggagggaggggaatgTCAGTGCTGTCCCCCAGATGCTGCTTCCCCAGCCTCCCCGCCAAGTTCATCCATGTGCACAAAGGACACAGGACCTGTCCTGCCACATCCTGTGCCTGAGGGGCTGTGGTCTGCACCAGTGGCTACTGCCCACCCCCACAGGTAGCTATCAAGATGGTCTCCACTGCCAAGGCCCCTGTGGAGCTCTCCCACAAGTTCCTGCCCCGTGAGATCTCGTCACTCAATGCTACCTATAAGCACCTGAATGTGGTGGGCAGAGACGTCAGGACAGCTTGTCCCCATCCTGCACCACGCTTGCTGCTCACCCCAGGCCCACCCCATTCCCCACCTGGGACCCTTTGCTCGGGGCCCAACCCCATCCTAAGACCACAAGCCAGTGCACTGCACAGCCCTTCCTTGGGGTGACAGCAAGTGGGTGGGGGGTCCTGCAGGTGCAGCTGTATGAGACCTACCACAATAACCAGCGCTCCTACCTGGTACTGGAGCTGGCAGGACGCGGTGACCTGTTGGAGCACATCAGTGTGACATCAGCCCACCACtgctgcctggggctggaggaggccCGCAGGCTGTTCCGGCAGCTGCTCAGTATGGTGGCCCACTGCCACAGCGTGGCCATCGTGCACCGGTGAGGGTGCCATCCAGCCCCCCCGCCCACCTGCACGGAGGCCCACCTGAGCCCAGGCTCAGCCCCCTTGTCCTTCCCCATGTAGGCACCTGAAGTGTGAGAACATCCTGCTGGACGACCGAGGCTTCCTAAAGCTGACCCGTGAGCCTACAGCCCAGACCCCACCTTTGTCCCAGCCAGACCCCCAGCCTGGCTTGATCTTCagccctcccaggaggcctccaCCCCACCCTTGCCCCCAGCCACACTTGTAGCCACTCCTATACCCCCTACACCACCCACCCTGCACCTCTGCAGACTTTGGCTTCGCCACCCAGTCAGGGCTTAAGAACTCACTGCTGAGCACCTTCTGCGGCTCCCTGGCCTACACAACCCCCGAGATCCTCCTGAGCAAGTACTGGGGGGAGCAGGCTGACCTGTGGAGCCTGTGTGCCGCCCCACGGGCACTCCGGCTGGGTGGAGAAGGGGGACGCATCTTGAGGAGCCTGTGCCCCCAGGGCCATCATCCTTTATGCCATGGTAACCAGCAGGCTGCCCTTCAAGGAGCACCAGCCTCACCACATGCTGGGCCTAATACGCCGCCACCCCGCCTTCCAGCCAGGCCTGTCCCCAGGTGAGCACTGCCACTGTGTCCTTCCCAAGTCCTAGCTGGGGCCTGGATGACCTGGGTCAGAAGGGGCATCCTGCACAGTGGATGGAGTGGCAGTGAGGGGGTAAGCTGGGCTGAGGGAGGGCCTGCCTCAGAATCCTCAGGAAAGGCAGTGGCCCCGCCAGGCTCCAAGCCCAGCTCTCCACTAGCCCAGGGCAAGCTGCCTCACCTCTCCTCTcggtgcctcagtctccccaccaATGACACGTGGATGCCCTCCTACCAACCCCTCCAAGCTGCCAGCATTGTTGGCAGGGACAGGGGCGGTGGGAAGACGCAGCCGTGAGCCCTTGCCCACAGAGCACTGGGATCTGATCCGGGGCCTGCTCCAACTGCACCCGCGCATGCGCGCCTGGGTCTCCAGCAGGTGACCGTGCACCACTGGATGCTGCCCACCACGTACTCACTCTCCAGCACCACCAGGCTCAGTGCTGTGCCAGGTGGGGTGCGGCCCCGGGCTGGGGCAGATGGGCTGCCCCTCAGCACCTATCTAATACCCCACTGCAGTCCATAGCAGAGAAGCTGGCCGAGTTCCAGCATCTAGCGCCCTCGGACAACGTGGAACCCGGCGAGGACTCCTGAAGGCTGCTCCTGCAGCTGTGCCACGGCACCCGAGAGAACCTCTGCTCCGGCATCCGAGTGCCCGGAGGCCTGGCGGAGACAAGGTGCGCGCTGTGCTGGGCTGGGCAGCCCCTATCACTGTGCTCCATGTCACTCATCAGGGGCGTGCGGGGGCACTACTGGGTCAATTGAGGGTGGGCGGGTGGAGGCCAGATAAACTGCTTATTCTGTGGAGCCACGGGTGTGGACGTCTGTACAGGGAGAGGGCAGCCAGCGTAGGGGCACCTGATGCTGCTCCAGAACAAGGAGTCCACACACCTCCATGCCAGAGCTTTAATTGGGGGGAGGAACACAGGGACCATGGAGGAGGCAGAGCTCATACCCATGAAGCGCCCCACATACTCGGGACAGCACAAGCAGAGCGGCCCTGTGGCTCTGGAGGCAGTCCTAGGACAGAGGACACGTGGACAAGACTGCTGGGATCTCCTGGGAACCAAGCTGCGCTGCAGCACCAGGGTGCAAGGGTCCTGTGCAAAAGACGGCAGGCCCAGGAAGGCAGCACAGTGGGGTGAGTGCCACACTGACAAACTGCCAGTGACAGCCTATGGAACTGGGCTTGGCAGCTACAGAACTGTGGAGAGAACCAGGTTCTCGGCCCACAGCAGGCTCCCAGGGGAAGAGGGCGGCTGGGGCAAAGGGCAGGGCTGCAGGCACAGCGGGGAAGCTCCGCACGGGCAGGTGAGTGGCTCTGGGATGTGAGGCTCATGGAACTTGACCAGGGAGAGGGCCTTGCTAGTGTGGATGGCAGGGCCATCAGGTCAGTCCAGGACTGAGAGAAAACTTAAGCTGGCAAGGggctgagggcagagctgggcacaGCTCAAGTGGGAAGATGGAGAGGATGAAGAGGAGGCAGCACCCAGCAAGTGCTCCAAGCACAGGGCAGGGGTGCAGCCCTCGGAGACCCCAGGACAAGCGGTGGGTGGTCTAAAGTCTCAAGAGGTTAGCCCATTGAGGCTGGAGCTCAAGCAGGACAAGCTGAGGGCCAGGATGGAGAGACTTGAGGGAGGACAGGAGCAAGGGGCACTGCTTACACCTGGGTGCTCACCTAGGACTGGACCCCTGTATCACCCCTGGGACCGGAGAACTCTAGCTGGCCTCTCAGGCTTGCAGTGTTTCTACCCAGCCCCACCACCATGCGTGGGAGCAAGCTCAGGCTCATGGCTCCACTGGCCATCCCCTGGAGGAACCTGAGAGCCACAGGGCCCGACCAGCTCTGGCTGAACAGTGCCCTCTGAGCAAGCTGCATTCCTGCTGGAAGCAACAGGGCACAGGAGTACCCACAACCCTCCAAAGTTTACAAGGCATTTCCCCTAGAATCCTCAGCATGGACCTGGATGGAGCGTAAGTGTAGCTCTGCTTCTCAGCAGCACCCAGCCTCTGAGCAAGGGGACCCAGAGGCCTCCAGGCAGCTGCAGGAAGTAAAGGTGGGCCTGGAGCTGGTGGCCGGCTGCTGGGGCCTCAGGGGGGCACAGCCCCCTCTGCTGGGGGCTCTGAGGCCAGCTCCCGTTCCTGCTGCTCCCGCTTACACTGCTCCTGCTCCTGGAGGTCCAGCTGCTGCAGCTGTTGCTCAACATCCTCAGGCACCCGCACCTCCAGCAGGTTCTCCATGCCGTGCTCTGGCTCATCCCCAATAAGCACCTGCCAGCAGGGGAGGCAGGTGAGCAGTTGGCGGGCACATAGTGGACaccacccaccctgccccaccccgcCAAACCCTGCACCCACCTGTATGAGTTTCTCACAAGTCACCCGCACATGGGGCTCTGGCTCCCAGCTGTGTAGTTCACGCAGGATCAGGTAGGCTCCCTGGTCCCTCACTTGCTGCCGACCAGGTGCCGTGGCTGTCAGCTGAGAGAGGGCAGAGATCAGTCAAATGCCGGCGTGGTCATGCATGTGTTGGGGGTGAGGTCACTGCAGCAGAAGCCTGCTCACCAGCATGACGGTCTCGATGAGCATCTTGCGGATGGCAGCGTCAGGCTCCCGCTGCTTGTCTGGCGGCAGGTACTGCAGGTCCACCGGCAGCCCTACGGGCAAATGTGGGAATCACTATGTCTGCGCTGGGTGGCCAGGCTACACCCTGCCTTTGGAAGCCCCATCTGTGCTCAGCAACTCCCTGCTAGGAGGTTTCAGAAGGCGCCCTGATCTGGACTCGTCCTCCCAATCCCTCCCTACTCCTCCACTACTGGCCTCCGCTCCGCCTGGGCAACCGGAGGCTTCACCCAAGCCACTCACGCTCCATCTCCTCCTCAGAGAAGTCCTCAGGCCCCGCCAAGGGCAGCAGCAAGAAGGGGAGAATGTCTACCTCGGGACCGAGTAACCATTCGTGGTgtcctgggtgggtgggtggggaaacAGGGAAGGGGGCCAGTCAAGAGGGGCCCCAGACTCCAGTCTCTCCCCTCATTGCCCCCCACCGCAAAGTCCCACCACCACTCACGGTGCTCGAAGCAGCAGTTTCGCAGCGTCCCCACCACCCCGCCCCTGCGCACCGTGGAGTCTGGGTATTGGGTCAGGGGCAGCAGCCTCTGGACCACGCACCTGAAGGAAGGAATCACTCAGTGCTGTACCTGCTCACTTCCACCCCCTCCCCGCAGGCATCCTGGGTTTCACCTGTTGGGGTCCAGCAGAAAGGCGCGCGCCCCGGGACGTTGGCTGAGGTTGGAGAGCACGGGCCCCAGGTAATGCAGAGGCGCGCGGGCGTTGTAGCCGGGAGTGCATAGCGCTTGCACCAGCTGCTCCAGGCCGGATTCCCCAGGCTCGGCGGCCCCCAGCGCCTCCATCAGCGCAGCACACGGCCCAGGCTCGCGGCTGAGGTTGGCCAGCACGGCGGCCGCCTCCTCGGCCCAGGGACACTGTGGGTCCAACGCGCGGTTCAGCAGGCGGGCTGGGAGCCCGGGCTCGGCCGCCAGCAGCGGATCGTGCAGGCAGGGGTCGGCGGTCAGGTTGACGAGGGCGCGGGCGGCGTCGCGGGCCGGG
Above is a window of Rhinolophus sinicus isolate RSC01 linkage group LG12, ASM3656204v1, whole genome shotgun sequence DNA encoding:
- the HGH1 gene encoding protein HGH1 homolog isoform X3 codes for the protein MREAAAYAGASAGGVGPAGSLISEAEAEAEAEAEAEAAKLLPFLTPGARADLQAAAARHVLALTGSGPGRTLLTGQAALLRALVELAAAPVSAPARDAARALVNLTADPCLHDPLLAAEPGLPARLLNRALDPQCPWAEEAAAVLANLSREPGPCAALMEALGAAEPGESGLEQLVQALCTPGYNARAPLHYLGPVLSNLSQRPGARAFLLDPNRCVVQRLLPLTQYPDSTVRRGGVVGTLRNCCFEHRHHEWLLGPEVDILPFLLLPLAGPEDFSEEEMERLPVDLQYLPPDKQREPDAAIRKMLIETVMLLTATAPGRQQVRDQGAYLILRELHSWEPEPHVRVTCEKLIQVLIGDEPEHGMENLLEVRVPEDVEQQLQQLDLQEQEQCHRVLPAPVPGRRPACSCA
- the HGH1 gene encoding protein HGH1 homolog isoform X1; the protein is MREAAAYAGASAGGVGPAGSLISEAEAEAEAEAEAEAAKLLPFLTPGARADLQAAAARHVLALTGSGPGRTLLTGQAALLRALVELAAAPVSAPARDAARALVNLTADPCLHDPLLAAEPGLPARLLNRALDPQCPWAEEAAAVLANLSREPGPCAALMEALGAAEPGESGLEQLVQALCTPGYNARAPLHYLGPVLSNLSQRPGARAFLLDPNRCVVQRLLPLTQYPDSTVRRGGVVGTLRNCCFEHRHHEWLLGPEVDILPFLLLPLAGPEDFSEEEMERLPVDLQYLPPDKQREPDAAIRKMLIETVMLLTATAPGRQQVRDQGAYLILRELHSWEPEPHVRVTCEKLIQVLIGDEPEHGMENLLEVRVPEDVEQQLQQLDLQEQEQCHRVLPAPVPGRSAGYCGRSHTAAPAGPPTHLLSPQGRAVQCTGLWS
- the HGH1 gene encoding protein HGH1 homolog isoform X2, whose amino-acid sequence is MREAAAYAGASAGGVGPAGSLISEAEAEAEAEAEAEAAKLLPFLTPGARADLQAAAARHVLALTGSGPGRTLLTGQAALLRALVELAAAPVSAPARDAARALVNLTADPCLHDPLLAAEPGLPARLLNRALDPQCPWAEEAAAVLANLSREPGPCAALMEALGAAEPGESGLEQLVQALCTPGYNARAPLHYLGPVLSNLSQRPGARAFLLDPNRCVVQRLLPLTQYPDSTVRRGGVVGTLRNCCFEHRHHEWLLGPEVDILPFLLLPLAGPEDFSEEEMERLPVDLQYLPPDKQREPDAAIRKMLIETVMLLTATAPGRQQVRDQGAYLILRELHSWEPEPHVRVTCEKLIQVLIGDEPEHGMENLLEVRVPEDVEQQLQQLDLQEQEQCKREQQERELASEPPAEGAVPP